A region of Pedosphaera parvula Ellin514 DNA encodes the following proteins:
- a CDS encoding purple acid phosphatase family protein, whose protein sequence is MKQTRREFVRKLFVATQVAVASRFLPDNLLAAELDRPLSPDGFNFIVFGDWGRNGERDQSEVAAQMALAAKATKVRFIISAGDNFYDNGVASASDPQWQTSFEHVYRDPALQIPWHVILGNHDYNGNCDAQLEYARSHPRWNMPARYYLQTHHIDKSTTADFFYLDTSPMIESYHRHRRLGPNVTTQDVKKQIAWFKNALIASQAQWKIVIGHHPIYSGGEHGDTAELIKDVLPLLQEHKVQAWFNGHDHDLQHLMAGDLNLFCCGAGSQVRNTRKTERTKFAQSRSGFTTVSLRSDRMRVHMTDNHGQLLYHTDVPVKSV, encoded by the coding sequence ATGAAACAGACTCGACGCGAATTTGTCCGCAAACTCTTCGTGGCCACTCAGGTTGCTGTGGCCAGCCGTTTTCTTCCTGACAACCTCCTTGCAGCCGAACTCGACCGTCCCCTCTCCCCGGATGGTTTCAACTTCATCGTCTTCGGCGATTGGGGGCGAAATGGCGAACGCGACCAGTCTGAAGTTGCCGCTCAAATGGCACTTGCCGCCAAGGCAACCAAGGTCCGTTTTATCATCTCGGCCGGTGACAACTTTTATGATAATGGCGTCGCCTCCGCCAGCGACCCTCAATGGCAGACCTCCTTTGAGCATGTTTATCGCGACCCCGCCCTCCAGATTCCGTGGCATGTCATCCTCGGCAACCACGATTATAATGGCAACTGCGACGCACAGTTGGAATATGCCCGCTCCCACCCTCGCTGGAACATGCCCGCCCGCTATTATCTGCAAACACATCACATTGACAAATCTACCACCGCCGACTTTTTCTATCTCGACACCTCGCCGATGATCGAGAGCTATCATCGTCACCGCAGACTCGGCCCCAACGTCACAACTCAGGATGTGAAAAAGCAAATCGCCTGGTTCAAAAACGCTCTCATCGCTTCTCAGGCCCAATGGAAAATTGTCATCGGACATCATCCCATTTATTCCGGCGGTGAACACGGAGACACCGCTGAACTCATCAAGGACGTGTTGCCGCTGCTGCAGGAACACAAGGTGCAAGCTTGGTTCAACGGCCACGACCACGACCTTCAACATCTGATGGCTGGCGACCTGAACCTATTTTGTTGCGGGGCCGGGTCGCAGGTTCGTAACACCAGGAAAACCGAGCGCACAAAATTCGCCCAATCCCGATCCGGTTTCACCACCGTTTCACTGCGATCAGACCGAATGCGCGTCCACATGACCGATAACCACGGTCAACTCCTCTACCACACAGATGTTCCAGTAAAGTCAGTTTGA